In Propionimicrobium sp. PCR01-08-3, one DNA window encodes the following:
- the lpdA gene encoding dihydrolipoyl dehydrogenase: MSSHFDVVVLGAGPGGYVAAIRAAQLGLKTAVIEKQWWGGVCLNVGCIPTKSLLRNAEIANIVLRDGSTFGISGDNISFDFGKAFSRSRQVSDRMVNGVHFLMKKNKITEIHGWGNFVDAKTIAVTADDGSVDNVTFDNCIIDVGATAKLLPGTQKSANVLTYQEMILADQLPSSIIIGGSGAIGTEFGYVLNAYGVDVTIVEFLDRMVPTEDKEISAELAKAYRKLGIKVLTSTAVKSVVDTGSGVEVTVEPAKGGEQQVLKADKMLQAMGFAPRIDGYDLDKTGVKLTERGAIEIDDNCRTSVPGIFAIGDVTAKMMLAHAAEAQGVVAAETIAGVETMPVNYAMIPRATYCQPQIGSFGLSEQQAKDAGYDIKVAKFPFSANGKAWGLGEAVGFVKLIVEAQYNEILGLTMIGPDVTELLPELQLAQQWDLTADEVARVVHAHPTLSEALKEVVEGAAGHMINL, encoded by the coding sequence ATGAGTTCACATTTCGACGTCGTCGTGCTGGGTGCCGGGCCTGGCGGCTACGTAGCCGCGATCCGCGCCGCTCAGCTTGGACTGAAAACTGCGGTCATCGAGAAGCAATGGTGGGGAGGTGTGTGTCTCAACGTCGGCTGCATTCCGACGAAGTCACTGCTTCGTAACGCCGAGATCGCCAACATCGTGCTCCGCGATGGCAGCACCTTCGGTATCTCCGGCGACAACATATCGTTCGATTTCGGCAAGGCTTTCAGCCGCAGCCGCCAAGTCTCCGACCGAATGGTCAACGGTGTTCATTTCTTGATGAAGAAGAACAAGATTACCGAGATTCACGGCTGGGGCAACTTCGTCGATGCGAAGACCATCGCCGTCACCGCCGACGACGGTTCGGTCGACAACGTCACCTTTGACAACTGCATCATCGATGTCGGTGCCACCGCCAAACTGCTGCCCGGCACCCAGAAGTCGGCCAACGTGCTCACCTACCAGGAAATGATCCTTGCCGACCAGCTGCCGTCGTCCATCATCATCGGCGGATCCGGCGCGATCGGGACCGAGTTCGGCTACGTGTTGAACGCCTACGGGGTCGACGTCACCATCGTCGAGTTCTTGGACCGGATGGTCCCCACCGAGGACAAGGAAATCAGCGCCGAACTGGCAAAGGCGTACCGCAAACTCGGCATCAAGGTGCTCACCAGCACCGCGGTCAAGTCCGTGGTCGACACCGGCTCGGGTGTCGAGGTCACCGTCGAGCCCGCCAAAGGTGGCGAGCAGCAGGTGCTCAAGGCCGACAAGATGCTCCAGGCCATGGGATTCGCCCCTCGCATCGACGGATACGATCTCGACAAGACCGGCGTGAAACTCACCGAGCGGGGCGCCATCGAAATCGACGACAACTGCCGCACCAGCGTGCCGGGCATTTTCGCCATCGGTGACGTCACCGCCAAGATGATGCTCGCCCACGCCGCAGAGGCGCAAGGCGTGGTGGCGGCCGAGACCATCGCCGGAGTCGAGACCATGCCGGTCAACTACGCGATGATTCCACGTGCCACTTACTGCCAGCCGCAGATCGGCTCCTTCGGTCTGTCGGAACAGCAGGCCAAGGACGCCGGCTACGACATCAAGGTCGCGAAGTTCCCCTTCTCCGCGAACGGCAAGGCGTGGGGGCTGGGCGAAGCGGTCGGTTTCGTGAAGCTGATCGTCGAGGCGCAGTACAACGAGATCTTGGGCCTGACCATGATCGGGCCGGATGTCACCGAATTGCTGCCGGAACTTCAGCTGGCCCAGCAGTGGGATCTGACGGCGGACGAAGTTGCTCGTGTCGTACACGCACACCCGACCCTGTCGGAGGCTTTGAAGGAAGTCGTCGAGGGCGCCGCCGGTCACATGATCAATCTGTGA
- a CDS encoding UDP-N-acetylglucosamine 1-carboxyvinyltransferase translates to MTQLTTASSIGRLVRDARKQRGLTQNELASLLSTSQSAIHRIESGNQNLSLEMINRIAQALESPLIVPGGHNAMNLSIVGERPLSGSITTRSSKNAAVALLCASLLNRGRTRLRGIAHIEEVNRLIEVLESIGVEVTWSTDETDLTIVRPEVLNLANMDAAAARRTRSIIMFLGPLMHISDSFELPYAGGCQLGARTVEPHMQALHAFGLDVVATEGSYHATMSRTVPQHSIVLTERGDTVTENALMAAAMTPGQTVIRNASPNYMVQDLCVFLTMLGIEIEGIGTTTLRVQGQSEINKDVTYTISEDPIEAMSLITAAVVTHSEMTITRSPIEFLEIELAILEEMGLQFQVSPEYRSGNGFTRLVDITVQPSALHAHKDKIHPMPFPGLNIDNLPFFAVIAACAQGQTLIHDWVYENRAIHLVELSKLGANVQLLDPHRLNVTGPTAWRAREMVSPPALRPAVCILLAMLAARGDSVLRDVYVINRGYEDLPTRLNALGAQITPFYD, encoded by the coding sequence GTGACTCAATTGACTACTGCGTCAAGCATCGGGCGGCTCGTACGGGACGCGCGTAAACAGCGCGGCCTCACCCAAAACGAGCTCGCGTCGTTGCTGAGTACCAGCCAAAGTGCCATCCACCGCATCGAATCGGGCAATCAGAATCTCTCCCTCGAGATGATCAATCGCATCGCCCAGGCCCTCGAATCACCGCTGATCGTGCCCGGTGGCCACAATGCGATGAATCTGTCCATCGTGGGAGAACGCCCGCTTTCCGGATCGATCACGACCCGCTCGTCCAAGAACGCAGCGGTCGCGCTGCTGTGCGCCAGCCTGCTCAACCGCGGACGCACCCGGCTGCGCGGTATCGCTCATATCGAAGAGGTCAACCGGCTCATCGAGGTGCTGGAGAGCATCGGGGTCGAGGTGACCTGGTCCACCGACGAGACCGACCTGACGATCGTGCGTCCCGAGGTGCTCAATCTCGCCAATATGGACGCCGCGGCCGCCCGCCGGACCCGCAGCATCATCATGTTCTTGGGACCGCTGATGCATATCTCCGATTCCTTCGAGCTGCCGTATGCGGGCGGCTGCCAGCTGGGAGCGCGCACGGTCGAACCGCATATGCAGGCCCTGCACGCATTCGGCCTCGACGTGGTGGCCACCGAGGGCAGCTATCACGCCACCATGTCGCGTACCGTGCCTCAGCATTCGATCGTGCTGACCGAGCGCGGCGACACCGTCACCGAGAATGCCTTGATGGCCGCCGCCATGACGCCGGGCCAAACCGTGATCCGCAATGCCTCACCGAACTATATGGTGCAAGACCTCTGCGTCTTCTTGACGATGCTGGGCATCGAGATCGAAGGCATCGGCACGACCACCTTGCGGGTGCAGGGCCAATCCGAGATCAACAAGGATGTCACCTACACCATCTCGGAAGATCCGATCGAGGCCATGAGCCTGATCACCGCCGCGGTCGTCACCCATTCGGAGATGACGATCACGCGCTCCCCCATCGAATTCTTGGAGATCGAGCTCGCCATCTTGGAAGAGATGGGGCTGCAATTTCAGGTGAGTCCCGAATACCGGTCCGGTAACGGGTTCACCCGGTTGGTCGATATCACCGTGCAGCCTTCGGCGCTGCACGCTCATAAAGACAAGATCCATCCGATGCCGTTCCCCGGCCTCAATATCGACAATCTGCCGTTCTTCGCGGTCATCGCCGCATGCGCGCAGGGGCAGACCCTCATTCACGACTGGGTTTACGAGAACCGGGCCATCCACCTGGTCGAGTTGAGCAAGCTGGGCGCCAACGTGCAGCTGCTCGACCCGCATCGGTTGAACGTCACCGGACCGACCGCCTGGCGGGCCCGCGAGATGGTCTCTCCCCCGGCCTTGCGGCCGGCGGTGTGCATCTTGCTGGCCATGTTGGCCGCACGCGGCGATTCGGTGCTGCGCGACGTCTATGTGATCAATCGCGGCTACGAGGACCTACCGACCCGGCTCAACGCCCTGGGCGCCCAGATCACACCGTTCTACGACTAG
- the pdxY gene encoding pyridoxal kinase PdxY, whose translation MPEVLSIQSAVAYGFVGNSCAAFALRRAGIDVWPVDTVNFSNNTDYGTWRGPIMTIEQVTDVVKGVDERGVLARVDAVLSGYQGAPDMGKAILDAVRLTRERNPEAIYCCDPVMGDADLGFYAAAGIPEFMRERVVAEATVMTPNLFELEYLTDCAPSTFTDVLDAVAKLRERGPETVLVTSVVGFDDDVDGMRMVAQNGSQTWQVVTPMIDQKFTGSGDLTSSLFLASLLNGESLGEALSSVASAVYSVLKRTNELGRRELALVQAQDEMVAPSHRFEAEQIA comes from the coding sequence GTGCCTGAAGTGTTATCCATCCAGTCGGCCGTCGCCTACGGATTCGTCGGCAATTCTTGTGCGGCATTCGCGCTGCGGCGAGCCGGGATAGACGTCTGGCCGGTCGATACCGTGAACTTCTCCAACAACACCGACTACGGCACTTGGCGCGGCCCGATAATGACCATCGAGCAGGTCACCGATGTCGTCAAGGGCGTGGACGAGCGGGGCGTACTCGCTCGGGTGGACGCGGTGCTATCCGGCTACCAGGGTGCGCCGGACATGGGCAAGGCCATCTTGGACGCTGTCCGGTTGACCCGGGAACGCAACCCGGAGGCGATCTACTGCTGCGACCCGGTGATGGGCGATGCCGATCTCGGCTTCTATGCGGCCGCCGGCATCCCCGAGTTCATGCGCGAGCGCGTGGTCGCCGAGGCCACCGTGATGACCCCGAACCTCTTTGAACTGGAGTACCTCACCGACTGCGCGCCCTCGACATTCACCGACGTGTTGGACGCCGTGGCGAAGCTGCGCGAACGCGGCCCCGAAACAGTGCTGGTGACCTCGGTGGTCGGCTTCGACGACGATGTCGACGGTATGCGGATGGTCGCTCAGAACGGTTCCCAAACCTGGCAGGTCGTCACGCCGATGATCGACCAGAAGTTCACCGGTTCGGGAGATCTGACCAGCTCCTTGTTCTTGGCGAGCCTACTGAACGGCGAATCGCTGGGGGAGGCCCTCTCGTCGGTCGCCTCTGCGGTGTACTCGGTGCTCAAGCGCACCAATGAGCTCGGACGCCGCGAACTCGCGCTCGTCCAGGCTCAAGACGAGATGGTCGCGCCGAGCCACCGATTTGAGGCCGAGCAAATCGCTTAG
- a CDS encoding PGPGW domain-containing protein, whose protein sequence is MGQIDCLPPSLRVGGATRLDYERPDRLRWRARLKAHPAGRRWFRIGVAVFGFALIVAAPLTGWIPGPGGIPLFLAGLAVLSSEFLWAKSINAWLLRYVRVYLNWHVNQQRLFWVGFFAILGVIWWIWMAITGVPGWLPEWAANVLAHLPGVDHRPA, encoded by the coding sequence ATGGGGCAGATCGACTGTTTGCCTCCGTCGCTGAGAGTGGGCGGGGCCACCCGGCTGGACTACGAGCGTCCGGATCGGCTGAGGTGGCGAGCACGTCTCAAAGCTCACCCGGCAGGACGACGCTGGTTTCGGATCGGCGTGGCCGTTTTCGGTTTCGCCCTGATCGTCGCCGCCCCTTTGACCGGCTGGATTCCGGGCCCCGGTGGTATCCCGTTGTTCCTCGCAGGGCTGGCCGTACTGTCCAGCGAATTTCTGTGGGCGAAGTCCATCAATGCCTGGTTGTTGCGTTACGTGCGTGTCTACCTCAACTGGCACGTCAACCAACAGCGGCTGTTCTGGGTCGGATTCTTCGCCATCCTGGGCGTCATCTGGTGGATCTGGATGGCGATCACGGGGGTTCCCGGATGGCTGCCCGAGTGGGCGGCCAATGTGCTTGCACACCTGCCCGGCGTCGATCATCGCCCTGCCTGA
- a CDS encoding glycerophosphodiester phosphodiesterase produces the protein MNRPAACYPYFSEPFAAMAHRGGYLDPSDAGRENSLYAFGRAVDLGYRYLETDVHVTADGHLVAFHDQVLDRVTDANGVLAELSFAAVREARIAGVDQIPTLDEVLESFPDVRINIDIKAPGATTALVRVLQRHRAQHRVCVSSFSRQRLSKFRSLLPEVATGMTVPAVAFSAYVPLLPRLIRPSGQVFQIPVAQDVKGHRVRVLTAQLLRTAHKLGARVHVWTINDPGEMGRLMDLGVDGIISDRIGLLQEVARSHQLWAD, from the coding sequence GTGAATCGTCCGGCCGCGTGCTACCCATACTTCAGCGAACCTTTCGCAGCGATGGCGCATCGGGGTGGCTATCTCGACCCGAGCGATGCCGGTCGAGAGAACAGCCTCTATGCGTTCGGACGCGCGGTCGATCTCGGCTACCGCTACCTCGAAACCGACGTGCACGTCACCGCCGACGGCCACCTCGTCGCTTTCCACGACCAGGTTCTCGACCGGGTCACCGATGCGAACGGCGTACTCGCCGAACTGAGTTTTGCGGCGGTGCGCGAAGCACGCATCGCAGGCGTGGACCAGATACCGACCTTGGACGAGGTGCTCGAATCTTTCCCGGACGTCCGCATCAACATCGACATCAAGGCCCCGGGTGCCACCACCGCACTGGTCAGGGTGCTGCAGCGCCACCGCGCGCAGCACAGGGTGTGCGTGTCTTCTTTCAGTCGGCAGCGGTTGAGCAAATTCCGCAGCCTGCTGCCCGAGGTGGCTACCGGGATGACCGTGCCCGCGGTTGCTTTCAGCGCGTACGTTCCGTTGCTTCCGCGCCTTATCCGGCCCAGCGGGCAGGTCTTTCAGATTCCGGTGGCCCAAGATGTGAAGGGCCACCGCGTACGGGTGCTCACTGCGCAGCTGTTGCGCACCGCACACAAGCTGGGCGCACGCGTCCATGTCTGGACGATCAACGATCCCGGCGAGATGGGCCGGCTGATGGATCTGGGCGTCGACGGAATCATCAGCGACAGGATCGGGTTGCTTCAAGAGGTAGCCAGAAGCCACCAACTATGGGCAGACTGA
- a CDS encoding RNA polymerase-binding protein RbpA, giving the protein MADRALRGMGLGAKSFEDEEGIDFAGRRVLGFDCPNHHHFDVTFSVEADLPAEWECPRCGAIAARSDGTPPDEKNEKPPRTHWDMLLERRSISELEELLAERLEEVRKAPHY; this is encoded by the coding sequence ATGGCTGATCGTGCATTGCGTGGAATGGGTCTGGGGGCCAAGAGCTTTGAGGACGAAGAAGGCATCGATTTTGCCGGCCGTCGCGTTCTGGGATTCGACTGCCCCAATCATCATCACTTCGATGTGACGTTTTCGGTGGAAGCGGATCTTCCGGCCGAGTGGGAATGCCCGAGGTGTGGCGCTATCGCCGCCCGCAGCGATGGCACTCCACCCGACGAGAAGAATGAGAAGCCGCCGCGTACCCACTGGGATATGTTGCTGGAGCGCCGGTCTATCTCTGAATTGGAGGAGTTGCTCGCCGAGCGGCTCGAGGAGGTCCGAAAGGCCCCCCACTACTGA
- a CDS encoding polyprenol monophosphomannose synthase, whose product MAQRTQSLDHVLVVTPTYNEADNIESIIGRLRAACPHAYSLIADDASPDGTGAIADRMAAQDDHIFVMHRAGKAGLAAAYLAGFDWGLERGFDVLVEMDADGSHQPELLPSMLQAMRDHDLDMVKGSRWMRGGSTDQTKSREMLSRLANIWIQVAMDIPVRDATGGFNAFRASILREINLDDVASVGYTFQVDMTRRVIDAGGTVGEVPIYFPDREFGESKMSGSIIKEALIRTGKWGVQKRTAQVKELGRKAAANFQKFDSRGE is encoded by the coding sequence ATGGCGCAGCGTACCCAGTCTCTCGACCACGTCCTCGTCGTTACACCGACGTATAACGAGGCCGACAATATCGAATCGATCATCGGCAGGCTGCGGGCTGCTTGCCCCCATGCCTACAGTCTGATCGCCGACGATGCCTCGCCCGACGGTACCGGCGCGATAGCCGATCGGATGGCCGCTCAGGATGACCATATTTTCGTCATGCACCGGGCGGGGAAGGCCGGCCTGGCCGCCGCCTATCTGGCCGGGTTCGATTGGGGCCTGGAGCGCGGTTTCGACGTACTGGTCGAAATGGACGCGGACGGCTCCCACCAACCAGAGCTGCTGCCATCAATGCTGCAGGCGATGCGTGACCACGACCTGGACATGGTGAAGGGTTCACGGTGGATGCGTGGCGGCTCGACTGATCAGACGAAGTCCCGCGAAATGCTGAGTCGGCTGGCCAATATCTGGATTCAGGTCGCCATGGATATTCCGGTGCGCGATGCGACAGGCGGGTTCAATGCCTTCCGTGCCTCGATTCTCCGCGAAATCAACCTGGACGATGTCGCTTCGGTGGGATACACCTTCCAGGTCGACATGACCCGCCGGGTGATCGACGCCGGCGGCACGGTGGGCGAGGTGCCGATCTACTTCCCGGACCGGGAGTTCGGTGAATCGAAGATGAGCGGATCGATCATCAAGGAGGCATTGATCCGCACCGGCAAATGGGGAGTGCAAAAGCGGACCGCTCAAGTCAAGGAATTGGGCCGGAAGGCGGCGGCAAACTTCCAGAAATTCGACTCGCGAGGTGAGTAG
- a CDS encoding Lrp/AsnC family transcriptional regulator: protein MEQTDEQILALLSRDGRMSFTALGHKVGLSTSATQQRVRRLEQRGIITGYRADVDAAKVGRPLTAFIEIQPLSTTMADTAPEYLEALPQITSCYSVAGNASYLCLAQVGSAEELDELLNLIRRKLDVRTVTTIVLRTAFRHRPLVNEVPGWGEKQQ from the coding sequence ATGGAACAAACAGACGAGCAGATTCTTGCCTTGTTGTCGCGTGACGGACGGATGTCGTTCACCGCGCTCGGACACAAAGTGGGACTGTCGACGTCTGCCACTCAACAGCGGGTCCGCAGATTGGAGCAACGCGGCATCATCACGGGCTATCGCGCAGATGTGGACGCCGCCAAGGTCGGACGCCCGCTGACCGCTTTCATCGAGATTCAACCGCTGTCGACGACCATGGCCGACACCGCACCCGAATACTTGGAGGCCCTGCCACAGATCACTTCATGTTATTCGGTGGCGGGCAACGCCAGCTACCTGTGCCTGGCGCAGGTCGGTTCGGCCGAGGAGCTCGATGAGCTGCTGAATCTGATTCGCAGAAAGCTCGATGTGCGAACCGTCACCACCATCGTGCTGCGCACCGCATTTCGGCACCGGCCGCTGGTCAACGAGGTTCCCGGATGGGGAGAAAAGCAGCAGTAG
- a CDS encoding 5'-3' exonuclease — translation MTDALSLIVDTATLYFRAYYGVPTTLKDSAGRPVNAVHGMLDMLARLIGQYHPTAVACCRDDDWRPDWRVALVPSYKAHRVAEALPGAAEQEQVEDELAQQVPWILDCLDAAGIAHLGAADYESDDLCATLAHRAAGAGEDAIVVSGDRDLFQLVADHIRVAYIARGVAKHELVDDAWLQSRYGLTGAQYADFATLRGDPSDGLPGVPGVGEKTAATLLNKYGDLDAILAAADDPAEPMAARLRQRLVDASEYLARAQQVVATADVELNDVDTRLQVGRADLARCRQLAEEHNSRGPMTRLLKSNGELSDDQSLA, via the coding sequence ATGACCGACGCGCTCAGCCTCATCGTGGATACTGCGACGCTTTATTTCAGGGCGTACTACGGTGTGCCCACCACGCTCAAGGATTCTGCGGGACGCCCGGTGAACGCTGTGCATGGAATGCTCGACATGCTGGCCCGCCTGATCGGGCAGTATCATCCCACCGCTGTCGCCTGTTGCCGCGACGACGACTGGCGTCCCGACTGGCGGGTGGCGCTGGTGCCGAGCTACAAGGCTCACCGGGTGGCCGAGGCTCTGCCGGGAGCGGCTGAGCAAGAGCAGGTCGAAGACGAGTTGGCCCAGCAGGTGCCCTGGATTCTGGATTGTCTGGATGCCGCCGGCATCGCTCATCTCGGCGCTGCGGACTATGAGTCGGACGATCTGTGTGCCACCTTGGCTCACCGCGCCGCGGGCGCCGGTGAGGACGCCATCGTGGTCAGTGGTGACCGCGACCTTTTCCAACTGGTGGCCGATCACATTCGGGTCGCCTACATCGCTCGGGGGGTGGCCAAGCACGAATTGGTGGACGATGCCTGGCTGCAATCCAGGTATGGGCTGACCGGTGCCCAGTACGCCGATTTCGCCACTCTTCGAGGCGACCCCTCCGACGGCCTGCCGGGCGTCCCGGGCGTCGGAGAGAAGACGGCCGCCACGCTGCTCAACAAGTATGGCGATCTAGACGCGATCCTCGCCGCGGCCGATGATCCGGCCGAGCCGATGGCGGCACGACTGCGTCAGCGCCTGGTGGATGCCTCTGAGTATCTCGCGCGGGCACAGCAGGTTGTCGCGACCGCGGACGTGGAGTTGAACGATGTCGACACCCGGCTGCAGGTCGGACGAGCCGATCTCGCACGGTGCCGTCAGCTCGCCGAAGAACACAACAGCCGCGGACCGATGACCAGATTGCTGAAGTCGAACGGTGAGCTTTCGGACGACCAGTCGTTGGCCTAG
- the metW gene encoding methionine biosynthesis protein MetW, whose amino-acid sequence MSQSMQLREDLHVIARNIPAGSRVLDLGCGDGELLSWLIRRRNCTGTGVERGQEEVLAAIKRGVPLIELDIDSQLELFASDSYDVVVLSRTLQAVLRPDLVLNEMRRIAPRLIVTMPNFGYWRHRLRLLGGHMPRSKDLPYSWYATPNLHHATLVDLEPLFDDTKLALEKRIPLSPHGRPRALGQAGANLLAGSAIYVLVRDGQDPAQL is encoded by the coding sequence ATGAGCCAGTCGATGCAACTGCGGGAGGACCTCCATGTCATCGCCCGCAATATTCCGGCGGGCTCCCGCGTGCTCGATCTGGGCTGCGGTGACGGTGAGCTGCTGAGCTGGCTGATCCGCCGCCGCAACTGTACGGGCACCGGCGTGGAGCGTGGCCAAGAGGAAGTGCTCGCCGCGATCAAACGGGGCGTCCCGCTGATCGAGCTCGACATCGACAGCCAGCTCGAATTGTTCGCATCGGATTCCTATGACGTCGTAGTGCTCAGCCGTACCTTGCAGGCGGTGCTGCGTCCTGACCTCGTATTGAACGAGATGAGGAGAATCGCCCCGAGACTCATCGTCACCATGCCGAACTTCGGCTACTGGCGGCACCGGTTGCGGTTGCTGGGCGGGCACATGCCCCGATCGAAGGATCTGCCCTACAGCTGGTATGCCACGCCGAACCTGCACCACGCCACCCTGGTCGACCTGGAGCCGTTGTTCGACGATACAAAGCTCGCGTTGGAGAAGCGCATCCCGTTGTCACCGCACGGCAGGCCACGCGCGCTCGGGCAAGCCGGCGCGAATCTGCTTGCCGGCTCGGCGATCTATGTGCTGGTGCGCGACGGCCAGGATCCGGCACAGCTCTAG
- a CDS encoding homoserine O-acetyltransferase — MPTISDGLGITETRYVQLFTADKPLKLTAGQQLDEVVIAYETYGELNADASNAIYICHALTGDAHAAGWHEGDKHPGWWDTMIGPGKAIDTNRWFVIASNLLGGCQGSTGPSSINPATGKPWGLDFPLLDTCDFVTVHRALIAHLGVRKLHAVIGGSMGGMQALQWSLSYPDELENSVIIAASSRLTAQNIAFSAVGREAIIRDENFHDGRFSDCGDNPDVGLSIARMMAHITYTSEEGFQTKFGRNPQFDESEPGFGVDFAVEGYLEHQGETFLTRFDALSYLYLTRVMDYFDPFSNPTALDAVKKDPVRYLVMSFDSDWRFSTEHSRRIVRQLAAAELPVTFRDIHSPWGHDSFLLKIDPYLATVKAFLEASTNYQNTAWGRA; from the coding sequence ATGCCAACTATTTCGGATGGCCTGGGTATCACCGAGACCAGATACGTCCAGCTGTTCACCGCCGACAAACCGTTGAAATTGACGGCGGGCCAGCAGCTGGACGAAGTCGTGATCGCTTACGAGACCTATGGCGAACTCAATGCCGATGCCAGCAATGCGATCTATATCTGTCATGCGTTGACCGGTGACGCCCATGCGGCGGGCTGGCATGAAGGCGACAAGCACCCGGGCTGGTGGGACACCATGATCGGGCCGGGAAAGGCCATCGACACCAACCGCTGGTTCGTGATCGCGTCCAATCTGCTCGGCGGCTGTCAGGGCAGCACCGGGCCCAGCTCGATCAACCCGGCGACGGGCAAACCCTGGGGACTCGACTTTCCACTGCTGGATACCTGCGATTTCGTGACCGTGCACCGGGCATTGATCGCCCATCTGGGCGTCCGGAAACTGCATGCCGTGATCGGCGGATCCATGGGTGGCATGCAGGCTCTGCAGTGGTCGCTGTCATATCCCGACGAACTGGAGAACTCGGTGATTATCGCCGCCTCCAGCAGACTGACGGCTCAGAACATCGCCTTCTCGGCGGTGGGACGCGAAGCGATCATCCGGGACGAGAACTTCCATGACGGCCGTTTCTCCGACTGCGGCGACAACCCGGATGTCGGCCTGTCGATCGCGCGGATGATGGCTCACATCACCTACACCTCCGAAGAGGGCTTCCAGACGAAGTTCGGACGCAATCCGCAATTCGACGAGTCCGAACCAGGGTTCGGCGTCGACTTCGCAGTGGAGGGCTACCTGGAGCACCAGGGTGAAACGTTCCTGACCAGGTTCGATGCGCTGAGTTACCTCTACCTCACCCGGGTCATGGACTACTTCGACCCGTTCTCGAATCCCACGGCACTCGATGCCGTCAAGAAAGATCCGGTCCGCTATCTGGTGATGAGCTTCGATTCGGACTGGCGGTTTTCCACCGAGCACAGCAGACGGATCGTCCGTCAGCTGGCCGCGGCCGAATTGCCGGTGACGTTCCGTGACATTCATTCTCCGTGGGGGCACGATTCCTTCCTGCTGAAGATCGACCCCTATCTCGCGACGGTGAAGGCATTCTTGGAGGCTTCCACGAATTACCAGAACACGGCTTGGGGACGCGCATGA